The genomic region CCCGGCTCCATCGTTCGCAATGGCCGTGGCCGCCGTTCGCTCCGGGCCACTGAATACCCGCCGCAGGGTCTGGGCAACCAATTGATGAATCCGGTCGGTCTCCGCGAAGCGAATTTCCCGCTTCGCGGGATGCACGTTGACGTCGAGTTTGTCGGGGTCCACTTCGAGGTACAAGACGTAGGTCGGATGACAGCCTTTCGCGAGAAGCGACGCATATCCCCCCGTCACGGCGTGAAAGACAGTGGAACTGCGCACCGGCCGCCGGTTCACGAAGCAATCTTGAGGTGTCTTCGCGCTCCTGGCGTGGACCGGATCGATGACCACCCCCCGGACCACGTAACCCGTGGCACGACCGAGGACCTCGACGGTGGATCCCACGAATGTCCGGCCGTAGACCTGCAGGATACGGTCGCGCCCTTCGCTGACGGCGGGATAATTCAACACGTCTTGGCCATTGTGGATCAATCGAAAGTGCACCGAAGGCCAGGCCAGGGCAGCCTGCTGCACGGCGTGACTGATATGCGAGAACTCCGTGCTCTTCGCCTTGAGAAATTTCTTTCTGGCCGGCTGATTGTAAAACAACTCGGCCACGTCGATCCTCGTCCCCGGCACCGGCGGCGCATCGGTGACGGTCCCGGCCACGCCTCCGACCAACGTCAGATGCGCGGCGGCGGCATCCCGTCCGGTAAACGTCGTGACGGCCACCTTGGAGACCGACGCGATGCTCGGCAAGGCTTCGCCGCGAAAGCCCATCGTCATGACGGAGGTCAAGTCTTGATCGGATGCCAGCTTGCTGGTCGCATGACGCTGGAAGGCGAGAGGAAGATCGAGCCGGCCGATTCCAGCCCCGTCGTCCGTCACCCGGATGAGGGACAGGCCTCCGTCTTTGACTTCGACGGAGATCCGACGGGCTCCCGCATCCAGGCTGTTCTCCACCAATTCCTTGACGACGGCGGACGGACGCTCGATGACTTCTCCCGCGGCGATCCGGCTGACCACATCGCCCGGCAGAATGTGGATGGTGGGGACACAGCCGGCAACGGCCATTGAATCAGACTCCGGAGGAGCGGAAGAGGAGTATTGCTGCATGGAAACAGGAAGCGAATGGGATCATCGAATTTCCGCGAGCTTGTTCTTGGCCAGTTTTGCCTCGTCGGACGTGGGGAACTCCTCGATCACCCGTTTGAGATTTTTCTTGGACTTGGCCAGGTCGCCGGTTTCTCCGGCGGCCAACCCGAGTTTGAAGAGCGAGGCAGGGACCTTTTCGTTGCCCGGATATTCAGTGGACACGTACTCAAACGATTGCATCGCCCGAACATAATCCTTTTGCTGGTAGTAGGATTCACCGAGCCAGTAATAGGCATTGGGCGTCAACGAGGTGCCGGGAAAGTCTTTCACAAACCGCTGAAAGCCGGAAACGGCCAAATCGTACTTGCCGTTGAGATAATCGTTGTAGGCCAGGTTGAACGCCGAGGTCGGCGTGATGGCCGGGACTCCAGGAATCGCCGCCGATTCCATTGAGCCGCCCGGCTTTTGAGACTTGGAGCGGGTCGGCTCACTCGCCGCCGGCTCGATCCTGGAAAATGACGAACTGGCGGCGCCGTCTTCGACCTTGGCGAGCCGGCTTTCAAGCTTCTGAATCCGCGCGGACACCTCGTCGAACCGCGGCCGGGCGCCGTCGCCGTCCTTGATTCGCTCCAAGGTCTCCATCCGGCGCTGCAAGGCATCCAGCCGCTTCTGATCCTGCTCTTGAGACTTGGTCACCGTCGCCAAGTGATCGCGCAACTCGATGAAATCAGCATGCTTGGCGCATCCGGACAGGAAGAGAAACCCGACCGCCATCACCACTGCTCCGCAAACCGATGTACGTGTGCCCATCGCCGTTATCGGGTCTCCTTCAACTGGGCCAGCTTGTCGTATGCCTTGCCGGCCTCCAGACTTTTTGGATACAAGGTCACCACTTGCTTGAACGCCGAGGACGCGCGTTTCTTGTCTTTCAACGCCAGGTAGGCGTATCCCTTCTTGAGAATCGCCGCGGGAACCTTTTCGCTCTGCGGATAATCCATTTCAACGCGATCATACGCATCGATCGCCTGCTTGTAATCCTTTTTGCCGTAATGGGATTCTCCGAGCCAATACCGAGCGTTGGGCGCAAGGTCCGAGTTGGGATATTGGCTCAGGAAGGCCGTGAAGCCCCGGCGTGCCCCGTCCAGGTCTCCATCCCGGAACAACCCGAGTAGCCGCTCGTATTCCGCCTTGTCCGGGCGATCGGACGTCCGGTTTGCCGCGGGTTTTTGGGCTTCTTCCGATTCCTCAGACACAGCCGAACGATCAACGGCCGGCGCGCTCTGCTCCGTGTCTTGAGGCGGGACGGACGCCGTGACGGTTTCTCTCTCCTGTTGCGAGGCGCCCTCCTGACCGGGCACGGGAACGGGAACCGGAACGACCGCGGACCGCTGAGGCGTCGAACTGGCGACCTGCGGGCGTTGCCCATTCCTCACCACCCCTTGAGCCTTGACCTCCTGCGATACCTGATCCAACGACCTAGTCAACGTGTCGAGCCGCTGGTCCTGTTCATCCAAACGGGTCGCCAGTTTTTGGGCAACCGATGCGACGCTCTTGTTCACTTCATTCAAATGGCCGGTCACCGCTTTGGTCGTTTCGTTGATATGCGTCGTGGAGGCCTTGCCATCGGCTTCCACCTTCGATGCCATCGTGCGGCTGGCCTGTTCCTCTTGTCCCACCCGCTCGTTCAAGCCCGTCAGCGATTCCCGAAACCCGGTCAAAGCCTGACTGAACTGGGTGAACTTGGTCGCCAGTTGCTCCGTACGGGCCTGATTCTCCGTCACCGCCTTGCGCTGCTCGTCCAGTTTGACATCCACGCTTTTCGCCAAGGTGGTGTTGGATTTTTGCACCACCTCGATGATGTCTTTTCGCAACAGTTCCATCTGCCGGTTGATTTCGTCGAGTCGGTTGTTGACCTCGGTGCGCAACTGGTCCCGATCAGTCTTGCTCTTCGTGTCCTGCGCATTGAGGCTTTCCCGAAGCTGCGAATATCGGGCGGTGTTTTCCGTTTCCAGATTCTTGGCCCAATGGTCCAGCTTCTGATCCAACTTCTTGGTCTGCTGTTCCAACCCGGCCGAGCGCTGCTTCAAATCCTCCTGTTTACCTTGGAGATCCTGAGTCGCGTGCTGCACCCGGTCCAGATCGCCTCGCAGCCGCGGAATCTCCTGCCCCTTGATTTCTTCCAATTCCTGCCGTTGCTGCGCGCCTCGCTGCGCCAGTTCTTCGTTCGACTGCTTGATGCTCTTCTGCAGTTGACGCTCCGTGGTCTTCAAGTCCGCCTGCTGCGCGACACAACCACCCATGCCCAGCGCCCACACCACGCCGCCCGCTGCCGTCCACATCCGCATGAGGCTCGCTTCAGGCTTCATTGTGACGATCCCCTCTTCGATTCGTCCGTCTCCGGTCGGCGCGAAGATCCTGCTCGGCGGGGCACAGAACTACTTTCCTGTTCGGACCACCAGGTGACCGCGTCGGTTCTGTTGGTAGCACGCTTCCGCATGGTCGTTGCAGAACGGCCGCTCCTTGCCGTAGGAGACGACCGACAACCGGTTGGCGCCGATGCCCAGTTCCACCAGATAATTCCGCACCGCTTTGGCCCGCTTCTCTCCCAACACCAGGTTGTACGCGGCGGTTCCACGCTCATCGCAATGGCCTTCCACCTTGAGCATCGCGCCCGGGTTGGATTTCAGCCAATCGGCATCGCGGCCGAGCGATTGGCGGCCTTCTTCCGAAATCGTCCAGCTATCATAACCGAAAAAGACGTCCCGCAGACCCGCCGCCGCGGACGCGGCCTGTTCCGCCCTGATCTCGTCAAGCTGATGTCCCGCACTTTCCGACGGATCCGCCTTGGCCAGCAACGTCCCGCTGCCCGGCCCGCCCTGGCTACCTTGGCCGCCCGGCCCGTTGCCCGAACTGCCGCCAGGACCGCCGCCAAGACGTTCTTCCGACGGATTTTTATCCAACCCCTTCAGCCCCCCGCTCCCCGATTGCATGCTCGTATCGGGAAAACTTCCCACTCCCGATTTCATGCTGCTGGAGGAGCCGGAACCGGTTCCGGCCGCCCCGCTCTTTGCCGCGCTCTGCTGTGCGGTTTGGTCTCCCGCCGACTGAACGCCCTTCTTCGCGCAACCGGCCGGGCCGACCAGCATCGCGATCGCGAGTAAGGCGATGGGAAATCTCTTAGACATCGTACGCATGGGTGCAGTCTCCTCTTTGAAAGTTGGTGTCACCTATAAGCCGCCGAAGTTCCGGACGATCCTCAGGACGCAGGCGACCAGGACGGCGCACTGTTATGTGTCCCTTCGAACGTCAGGCGCTCCAAGTTCTTGCCGTCCGAATCGATCATGTAGATGTGGCTCTTCCCGTCCGCCGACGAACTGAAAACCAAATGCCGGCCGTCCGGGGACCAGGAAGGCGAGTCGTCCACCCCGGGCCCTGTAGTCAATTGCATGCGCTTCTGCCCGTCAGGAGTAATGACGCACAGCTTATATTCCTTTCGGGGTGTTCGGCAAACATACGCGATCCAATTGCCCCTCGGCGACCAAGCTGGGGCGGCATTGTAATCCCCTTCGAACGTCAACCGCCGCACATTGGATCCGTCGGCGCTCATGAGGAACACTTGGGGTCCGCCTCCACGATCCGAGACAAAAGCAAGTTCCCTACCAGTAGGCGACCACGAGGGAGACAGGTCTCCCGAAGGGTTCACCGTCAAACGCTGGTTAATTTTGGTCCTGGTATCCAGACGATAGATCTCGGAATTGCCTTCATGACTGGACGCAAACGCCAGGAAATTTCCGTCGGGCGATAGAGCCGGGGTGATATTCAGCCCTCCCTGGGAGAAAATCGTCCATCGCTTGCCGGTCGCCAACTCGATCATGTCGATATCCTGGGTGTTGCGGTCCCGATAGGCCGTGAAGACAAGGAACCGGCGATCGGGCGACCATCGCGGCATCAAATTGAGAAAACCGTCCGCCGTCAATTGACGGGCATCGTAACCGTCATAGTCCATCACGTACAGCTCGCGCGCGGCTCCCTGTGCCGACACGTAGGCAATCTTCGTTCTGGCGATTCCCGGCTCGCCCGTATAACGGAAGACCAGTTCGTCCGCAAATCGATGGGCCATCAATCGGACCACGGAGGGTGAGCCGGCGTAGCGTTTTCCACCCACGACCTCGTCGCTGCCGCTGTCGTAGACGAACCCTTCCATGTTGACGTCCGCGTCCTTCTCCCCGTCCTTCTGCGCCGCTTTGCCCCAGACGAGCACCGAGACTCCGTTCTCGGCCGCCTGCTTGAAGACCGCCGCGGATGCGCTGCCCGTGCCGTTTCCCACGTCGCGAGCCTTGATGCCCAAACTGGGAAGATCCACCAATTCGAAGATCAGCGAGCGCTTCACGTCCTTTTTCAGGACCTCTTCCAACCGTCCGCCGAGCCACTCGGGACCGCCTCCGTTGTGGATTCCCAGTATGCCCAGCGAAATTTTCTGAAAGTCGGGCCGTGTCGCCTCCAAGAAGACGTCGGCTGCTCCCGATTCCAATATCCCCACGGCACCGGCCGCGAGAATCAGCACGGCCAGCGTCGCGCCGGCCAGTTTCATGACAATCATCCCAGTGCCTCTCCTACGCGAAACACCATCTCCACGTCCTGATAGGCCTCGGTCATTTCCGAAGGAAACGGAGGAAAAGCACGGGGCTTTTGCACGGCCCGCTGCCCCGCCATATCAAAATAGTCGTTTCCGGACGAATGCTCGATGCCGATGTCCTTGACCGTGCCGTTGCGGTAAAAACGGAACTTCACCACGACGCTGTACGTGCTGCCGGTGGCGTCAACGGGAGGCGGCTCCCAGTTGCTCTTGATAATGGCTTCCACTCTTGCCCAAAACGGATTGGTGCCGGACGCCCCGGACGCTTTCAGCATCGTCTGCGGCGCGACCTTGGCCACCGGCACGGAGGCTTCCTGCGGCGGAGGCGTCACCTTGACCGGGACCTCCTTGGGTGTCTCCAATTTGGCGGCCGGCTGGAAGTGTTTCACCTTTTTCAGTTCTTCCTCCAGTTCCCGGTTCTGATCCTCGCTCAGCGACGTCTGCGGCGTCTGTTGGTGCGCTTTCACGACCCGGTCCGGCATGGTGTCGGGTATGCGGGGCAAATCCGGAAGCTTCACTTTGGGGATCGGGGCCTGAGGCTGCGGCTGCGCAACCGCCTTGGCCGGAGTCAATTCGCCAAGTTTCGGTGCATCCGGGGGCAGTTGAAGATCCCGCAAAATATCCTTGGCGATGCTTTGGCGAACCGGGGCCGCGACCGGCGCGGGCGGAGTCGGTGCAGGAATCGGCGAGACTGGGACAGCGGGAGCGGGCGGTGCCGGATTCGGTGCGACGGAGGCGCGGGGGGCCGGCGGGACGGGTACGGGAGCCGGCGCGACCTGCTTGACGGGCGGAGCCGGCGCACGGCGCGGCTCCGATGGTTTCGGCTGGACGACGGGCTTTGAGGCTTCCACCTGCTGAACCGGAGCCGGCACGCTGACCAGCGACACTTCCATCGAGGACAACGGACGCTCCCCGTGTTGCGGAAGACGAAGCCCTGCCACGACGAGCAGGAGGACGACATGCAGGACGAACGAGGCCGCCAGCGCGCGCTTCAGCTTCAAAAAAAGCTTGTCCTGCTCCTCGGCGTCAAACCATTGAACAGGATGGACGTGCGCTTGAGCCGACATACGACCCGGTGAACTCCTGGCTAATTCTTGCGCGGTGGTTGTCCCGACGTGACGGTCTCCGTCACGCGCTCGGGACCCGTCGGATCCGTGACCATCCCGATCTTCTCGATACCCGCCTTCTTCACGCCATCCATGACCTGAACGACCACTCCGTACGGCACGTCGCGGTCGGCCCGCAAATACAGCGATACGTCGGGATGATCCCGTTTCAACGCCTTCAGTTTTTGCTCCAACTGCGCCACCCCGACCGCGTCCTTGTCGAGATAGAGCCGCTGGTCCTTTTCGATGGTCAGGACCTTCCGCATCTCAGGCTTGATGGTGTTCGTGGCGGACGTCGGCAACTTGATGTCCATGCCGCGATACAGCATCGGCGCCGTGACCATGAAGATCACGAGCAGGACCAAGACGACGTCGACCAGCGGGATCACGTTGATCTCCGCCATGAAGCGCCGCTGCCGGGATTCGAACATCACCGCTGGGCCCCCACGGGGACCGGTGCGGACTTCGGAGCGGGAGAAGGCACCGCACCCAGCAGCTCGATCGCCACGGTGTCGAGGCGGAACGCCGTCCGCCTGATGCGTGTCAGAAAATAGTTGTAGGCGATGACTGCGGGAATCGCGGTGAATAAACCGGCCGCGGTCGCGACGAGGGCCTCCGACACTCCCGGGGCCACTGCGGCGATGCTGGCGGTTCCTTGCGATCCGATTTCACGAAACGCGTCGATGATGCCCATGACGGTTCCCAGCAATCCGACGAACGGAGTGATGTTGCCGGTCGTCGCCAGAAACGGCAGCGCCGATTCGAGCTTGGACAGCTGGCTTTGAGACAAATGTGCGGCGCTGCGCTCGACCAGGTGCCGGTCGATGGGCGCGGACCCATCCTGGCCCTCTGCGCGCGCACCGGCCAAGCGATCCATCACCCCTTCGAAGACGGCCGCCGACGGGCTGGCCGGCAAATGGCGAACCTGGCGGTACAGTTCGTTCAAGTCATGAGACTTGGCCAGAAGATTCATGAACTGCTTGTCTCCCCGATCCGCAGAGCGAAAGGCCCGCCACTTCGCGAAGATGATGGCCCATGAGATCACGGAGAACACGAACAACAGCAACAGGACGACTTTGGAGACCGTCCCGAGCGTACCGACCGCCCCTGTCAATCCCGCTTGAAACATGTGCCTATACCTTTCCCGGACCGCGGCCTGTTTGCCAACACACGTATGGATTGTAGTCGTTGCCGGGGATCACTCGGAGGCCGGAGACGTTCGACCGCGAGACATGCGCCGGACCGAACCCAACGGAATAGCCTGTCGCAGGCACGTCCTCCTCAACACACACAGGCTGACTCGAAAAATGGCGGGGCCGACGGGATTTGAACCCGCGACCTCCAGATTGACAATCTGGCGTCCTAACCAGGCTGAACGACGGCCCCACGTGACTCTACTGATGGCGGAAGATCTGGCTGACAAGACTATGTGTAGCGGCTGGTCCAATCGACAATTTTTATAACGCTGTCGTACGTGTCATGTCTCACCTGCAACCGCCCTATTGTTGGTAGGCGGAACAGGGATCGAACCTGTGACCTCTGCCTTGTAAGGGCAGCGCTCTCCCAACTGAGCTATCCGCCCGATTTTTCTAAGTAAGCTGGCGGATGCTACCAAGTCCGTCTACTCTTGTCAACCATATCGCGCACTCTTCTTGCAGTCCTTTTTTTGAAGTACAGTCGAAAATTCCTGCAGCCGAATCACCGCGCGCGTCGAGGGAAATATCGTGTATGGACGGCTTTCAGTCGTTCCCGTTCCACGTGCGTATAGATCTGCGTGGTGGCGATATTCGCGTGCCCCAGAAACGCTTGAACGGCCCGCAGGTCCGCGCCCCCTTCCAGCAAGTGCGTGGCGAAGGAGTGCCGGAGCACGTGAGGCGAGACGGCATGCTGAATACCCGCCCGCCTCGCCCGGAGCTTCAGCATTTTCCAGAACCCCTGCCGGCTCATCGCTCCCCCGCGCCTCGACACGAACAGGTGCCGGGACCTGCGCGTCTTGAGCAATTGCGGGCGCACATCATCCACATATTGCTGCAGCAGCCGGCGCGCCGTCTCTCCCATCGGCACCAACCGTTGTTTCGATCCCTTGCCGGTGACCCGCAGGCATCCGACCGCCAAGTCGACCTGCGCCGCTTCGACTTTCACCAATTCCGTCACGCGAAGTCCGGTGGCATACAGCACCTCGGTCATCGTTCGGTCGCGCGCATCTTCCAGACTGGGCTGCGGAGGCAGATCGAGCAGTGCCGTCACCTCGTCCCGCGAGAGCGTTCGCGGCAAGCGCAGCCCCGGACGGCCCACGGCGACCCCTGCGGCGGGATCGTGTTCGATCAACTGCTCCACCCGAAGAAACCGGAGCCAACCCCGTACCGCCGAGAGACAACGAGCCGACGAAGGAGAGGAGAGCTTGGCTGCCCGGAGTACCGCCAGGAATTTCCGCAGACTCGCGGA from Nitrospira japonica harbors:
- the mutL gene encoding DNA mismatch repair endonuclease MutL; translated protein: MAVAGCVPTIHILPGDVVSRIAAGEVIERPSAVVKELVENSLDAGARRISVEVKDGGLSLIRVTDDGAGIGRLDLPLAFQRHATSKLASDQDLTSVMTMGFRGEALPSIASVSKVAVTTFTGRDAAAAHLTLVGGVAGTVTDAPPVPGTRIDVAELFYNQPARKKFLKAKSTEFSHISHAVQQAALAWPSVHFRLIHNGQDVLNYPAVSEGRDRILQVYGRTFVGSTVEVLGRATGYVVRGVVIDPVHARSAKTPQDCFVNRRPVRSSTVFHAVTGGYASLLAKGCHPTYVLYLEVDPDKLDVNVHPAKREIRFAETDRIHQLVAQTLRRVFSGPERTAATAIANDGAGGPVQEASAVALSVEQTRFDARASRPAKPTSEPVGADQLTWVRESESSYGTAPLPDVMPFGQMLRRYVIAQVGQELHVIDQHTAHERVLFQRIHRSWQRRELISQPLLIPETVELPAAQFALLTKHLDDLETLGLAIEPFGGTAVAVRSVPAGTGGMDIASLVRDLLDDLSQWDRLSSLDDRVAPVLASLACHSAVRAGRHMALPEIQQLVRDWVEEGLVMTCPHGRRTAYRMSTDELDKLFGRVGWT
- the ybgF gene encoding tol-pal system protein YbgF — encoded protein: MGTRTSVCGAVVMAVGFLFLSGCAKHADFIELRDHLATVTKSQEQDQKRLDALQRRMETLERIKDGDGARPRFDEVSARIQKLESRLAKVEDGAASSSFSRIEPAASEPTRSKSQKPGGSMESAAIPGVPAITPTSAFNLAYNDYLNGKYDLAVSGFQRFVKDFPGTSLTPNAYYWLGESYYQQKDYVRAMQSFEYVSTEYPGNEKVPASLFKLGLAAGETGDLAKSKKNLKRVIEEFPTSDEAKLAKNKLAEIR
- the ybgF gene encoding tol-pal system protein YbgF — translated: MKPEASLMRMWTAAGGVVWALGMGGCVAQQADLKTTERQLQKSIKQSNEELAQRGAQQRQELEEIKGQEIPRLRGDLDRVQHATQDLQGKQEDLKQRSAGLEQQTKKLDQKLDHWAKNLETENTARYSQLRESLNAQDTKSKTDRDQLRTEVNNRLDEINRQMELLRKDIIEVVQKSNTTLAKSVDVKLDEQRKAVTENQARTEQLATKFTQFSQALTGFRESLTGLNERVGQEEQASRTMASKVEADGKASTTHINETTKAVTGHLNEVNKSVASVAQKLATRLDEQDQRLDTLTRSLDQVSQEVKAQGVVRNGQRPQVASSTPQRSAVVPVPVPVPGQEGASQQERETVTASVPPQDTEQSAPAVDRSAVSEESEEAQKPAANRTSDRPDKAEYERLLGLFRDGDLDGARRGFTAFLSQYPNSDLAPNARYWLGESHYGKKDYKQAIDAYDRVEMDYPQSEKVPAAILKKGYAYLALKDKKRASSAFKQVVTLYPKSLEAGKAYDKLAQLKETR
- a CDS encoding OmpA family protein, coding for MRTMSKRFPIALLAIAMLVGPAGCAKKGVQSAGDQTAQQSAAKSGAAGTGSGSSSSMKSGVGSFPDTSMQSGSGGLKGLDKNPSEERLGGGPGGSSGNGPGGQGSQGGPGSGTLLAKADPSESAGHQLDEIRAEQAASAAAGLRDVFFGYDSWTISEEGRQSLGRDADWLKSNPGAMLKVEGHCDERGTAAYNLVLGEKRAKAVRNYLVELGIGANRLSVVSYGKERPFCNDHAEACYQQNRRGHLVVRTGK
- the tolB gene encoding Tol-Pal system beta propeller repeat protein TolB, which encodes MIVMKLAGATLAVLILAAGAVGILESGAADVFLEATRPDFQKISLGILGIHNGGGPEWLGGRLEEVLKKDVKRSLIFELVDLPSLGIKARDVGNGTGSASAAVFKQAAENGVSVLVWGKAAQKDGEKDADVNMEGFVYDSGSDEVVGGKRYAGSPSVVRLMAHRFADELVFRYTGEPGIARTKIAYVSAQGAARELYVMDYDGYDARQLTADGFLNLMPRWSPDRRFLVFTAYRDRNTQDIDMIELATGKRWTIFSQGGLNITPALSPDGNFLAFASSHEGNSEIYRLDTRTKINQRLTVNPSGDLSPSWSPTGRELAFVSDRGGGPQVFLMSADGSNVRRLTFEGDYNAAPAWSPRGNWIAYVCRTPRKEYKLCVITPDGQKRMQLTTGPGVDDSPSWSPDGRHLVFSSSADGKSHIYMIDSDGKNLERLTFEGTHNSAPSWSPAS
- a CDS encoding energy transducer TonB, translated to MSAQAHVHPVQWFDAEEQDKLFLKLKRALAASFVLHVVLLLVVAGLRLPQHGERPLSSMEVSLVSVPAPVQQVEASKPVVQPKPSEPRRAPAPPVKQVAPAPVPVPPAPRASVAPNPAPPAPAVPVSPIPAPTPPAPVAAPVRQSIAKDILRDLQLPPDAPKLGELTPAKAVAQPQPQAPIPKVKLPDLPRIPDTMPDRVVKAHQQTPQTSLSEDQNRELEEELKKVKHFQPAAKLETPKEVPVKVTPPPQEASVPVAKVAPQTMLKASGASGTNPFWARVEAIIKSNWEPPPVDATGSTYSVVVKFRFYRNGTVKDIGIEHSSGNDYFDMAGQRAVQKPRAFPPFPSEMTEAYQDVEMVFRVGEALG
- a CDS encoding ExbD/TolR family protein translates to MFESRQRRFMAEINVIPLVDVVLVLLVIFMVTAPMLYRGMDIKLPTSATNTIKPEMRKVLTIEKDQRLYLDKDAVGVAQLEQKLKALKRDHPDVSLYLRADRDVPYGVVVQVMDGVKKAGIEKIGMVTDPTGPERVTETVTSGQPPRKN
- a CDS encoding MotA/TolQ/ExbB proton channel family protein, with protein sequence MFQAGLTGAVGTLGTVSKVVLLLLFVFSVISWAIIFAKWRAFRSADRGDKQFMNLLAKSHDLNELYRQVRHLPASPSAAVFEGVMDRLAGARAEGQDGSAPIDRHLVERSAAHLSQSQLSKLESALPFLATTGNITPFVGLLGTVMGIIDAFREIGSQGTASIAAVAPGVSEALVATAAGLFTAIPAVIAYNYFLTRIRRTAFRLDTVAIELLGAVPSPAPKSAPVPVGAQR
- the xerD gene encoding site-specific tyrosine recombinase XerD: MAIINVMNVMATDPLVERYLNHLRIEGGLARNTIESYRRDLAKFQSYLAREGVPALERVTSASLRKFLAVLRAAKLSSPSSARCLSAVRGWLRFLRVEQLIEHDPAAGVAVGRPGLRLPRTLSRDEVTALLDLPPQPSLEDARDRTMTEVLYATGLRVTELVKVEAAQVDLAVGCLRVTGKGSKQRLVPMGETARRLLQQYVDDVRPQLLKTRRSRHLFVSRRGGAMSRQGFWKMLKLRARRAGIQHAVSPHVLRHSFATHLLEGGADLRAVQAFLGHANIATTQIYTHVERERLKAVHTRYFPRRAR